GCGAAGGTACGTCTGATTTCGAGTCAGGTGCATTCAACCGGGCTCTGCCACCTCTCCGTCTCACCAGTCTATCGTGAATGAGCCTTAGCGAAAAGCGTGCGTCACATGGTGCCGTTAGTCTTGAAGAGTGGCGGAACTCGTTCAACCCGTGATTGAACCCAGCGTCTCCTTACTGGATGAGTCGATGCGTGCAAGGATTGTGGCGCGGTCTCTTGAAGCAGGCTTTCATGCCGCTGCGATTGCTCCCGCCCCTGAATCTGGCTCAGAGGGAGAGCGACTGCTGCGCGAGCGGTTTCTCGCGTTCATCGCCCAGGGGCGCGGCGCGGAGATGCATTACCTCCAGCGTGCGGACGAGCAGGGGAACATGCTGCGAACATCGATTCATACGGCCTTTCCATGGGCTCGATCGGTGGTCTTATGCGCCTTCAACTACAACGCCGCGGCTTCACGCTCGATCGATCCGGCAGGGAAATCAGAAGGATGGATTGCCCGCTACGCGTGGAGCGGGGACGGAGAAAAGGCTACGGACTATCACAACGTTTTATTGGCCAAGCTGCGGGCTGTGGAGCAGACGATACAGGATGCCGCGCCCGGTGTGCAGACGAGAAGTTATGTCGACACAGGGCCCTTGGTAGAGCGACATTTTGCGCAACTCGCCGGGCTAGGATGGATCGGAAAAAATACCTGTGTGATGTCTCAGGAACTGGGGTCGTGGCTTCTGCTTGGAGTAATTGTGACTTCACTGGAGGTGCAGTCCGGGGCAGTGCTGGGGCCAGCGGCGGATCGTTGCGGAAGCTGTACGCGCTGTATCGATGCTTGTCCTACGGACGCCCTGATTGCCCCGCGACAGATGGATGCCGGGCGTTGCATCGCCTATCTCACGATTGAAAAGAAGGGAAGCATTCCAGAGGAGATGCGTGCGCCCATGGGACGGCAGATCTTCGGCTGCGATATCTGCCAGGACGTCTGTCCGTGGAATAGAAAATCTCCCGTGGGCGGCGATGAAGGAATGCATGCCCGGGATGAATTGATCAATCCTTCTCTTCATTGGATTGCGGAGATGGGAAATGCCGAGTTCCGGGCGCATTTCCGCGGTTCGCCCCTGGAGCGGACGGGACGGAAACGTCTTCACCGCAACACGGCCATCGCGATGGGAAATAGTGGAGACGTCACTTTTCTTCCAAAGTTGAAGGAATGGGCTGCGGGGGATGACGTTGTATTGGCAGAAACGGCAACCTGGGCAATCGCCGAGATTCAGCGAAAGTCCAGCGAGGGGTTGCTCTGCTAGCATCGACACACGTCTCGTACTCGTTTCGCAGCAAGTCTCAACCTTAAGATCAATACCAGCGTCAGCACGGGATGAACGCGTATCCGCGGTAACTACCTTATGCCCTCGATCTTGCCACCTCCCGACGATTCGAAAGATGTACCGCGTGTCGATCCTGTTCCGGATTCCACAGCGCCCACAGTTGCTGCTATTGTGGCCGCCAAGGCTTCTGTAGCAGAGGCACCGGGAGAGCGCGAGCCGTTTCCTGTTCCACTGGAAGGTGGTTCAGGTGGGCAGCTTCTAGCGTTGCTGCATTATCTGGGGCAGACGGACGTCCATACCTATGCGTTTTCGGTAGCAGCGAATGTGATCCTGTCCTTGTTTCCCTTTATTGTGCTGCTGCTGACGCTTTCGCGAAGGGTCTTTCACTCTGCGGCGATGGAAGGCGTAGCCGGGGAGATGATGCACTACTTCCTGCCGACCGGACAGGATTTCGTCATGCGAAATATGCAGCTGCTGGCCCATCCGCAGAAGGGTGTGCAGATCTTTTCGGTCTTTATGCTTCTCTTTAGCTCGACCGGCGTGTTTCTTCCGCTGGAGGTTGCGTTGAATAACGTGTGGCACGTAAAAAAGAACCGCAACTACCTGCAGAACCAGATCGTTTCGCTCGGTCTGGCGTTCGCCGTCGGAGCTTTGGCGATGGCTTCCATCGCGTTTACGGCGGGCCAGCAGACGCTTCTGGCGTATCTCTTTTTCGGCCATACGCAGAACGCGACTTACCGTGTGGTCTCGCAGAACTTCATGCATCTGCTTGCAGTTTTGGCTGGAATTTTGCTGTTCTTCCTGATCTATTGGATTCTGCCGAATCGCAAGGTCCCTGCGATGGCGGTCTTACCGACAGCCATCGTGATTGGGCTGCTCTGGGAGGCATGCAAGGAGCTTTATATCCACGTGCTCCCGTGGCTTGATTTTCAACGAGTCTATGGTCCCTTTTATATTTCCGTAGGCTTGATGATGTGGGCATTCTTGTCGGGGCTTCTTTTGTTGGCAGG
This genomic stretch from Terriglobus saanensis SP1PR4 harbors:
- a CDS encoding YihY/virulence factor BrkB family protein, whose translation is MPSILPPPDDSKDVPRVDPVPDSTAPTVAAIVAAKASVAEAPGEREPFPVPLEGGSGGQLLALLHYLGQTDVHTYAFSVAANVILSLFPFIVLLLTLSRRVFHSAAMEGVAGEMMHYFLPTGQDFVMRNMQLLAHPQKGVQIFSVFMLLFSSTGVFLPLEVALNNVWHVKKNRNYLQNQIVSLGLAFAVGALAMASIAFTAGQQTLLAYLFFGHTQNATYRVVSQNFMHLLAVLAGILLFFLIYWILPNRKVPAMAVLPTAIVIGLLWEACKELYIHVLPWLDFQRVYGPFYISVGLMMWAFLSGLLLLAGAHFSATRHGLKMAKEQETKA
- the queG gene encoding tRNA epoxyqueuosine(34) reductase QueG, coding for MAELVQPVIEPSVSLLDESMRARIVARSLEAGFHAAAIAPAPESGSEGERLLRERFLAFIAQGRGAEMHYLQRADEQGNMLRTSIHTAFPWARSVVLCAFNYNAAASRSIDPAGKSEGWIARYAWSGDGEKATDYHNVLLAKLRAVEQTIQDAAPGVQTRSYVDTGPLVERHFAQLAGLGWIGKNTCVMSQELGSWLLLGVIVTSLEVQSGAVLGPAADRCGSCTRCIDACPTDALIAPRQMDAGRCIAYLTIEKKGSIPEEMRAPMGRQIFGCDICQDVCPWNRKSPVGGDEGMHARDELINPSLHWIAEMGNAEFRAHFRGSPLERTGRKRLHRNTAIAMGNSGDVTFLPKLKEWAAGDDVVLAETATWAIAEIQRKSSEGLLC